A segment of the Candidatus Methanoperedens sp. genome:
CACATGGCTTGGAATACCAGAAAGAGAGGCTTTTGGATATCTTGAAGGAAAAAATAAGCTTTTTGGTGAAATAAATGGCGCTACATTAGTATTTGAGTTTACAGATGACGAATTCGAAAAAAAATTTATTGAAGAGAAAATATTCAAAATTGATGAAAATCAGTTAATTTTATCTAATCCGGTTCAAAATATTCCTTTAGTACAAATAAGGGTCGGAAGACGATATTATGCTAATTATGGAGATTTCATGCAGGACTTTTATGCAAAAAGATATGAATTAGCTTTTTATAAAGAAAAATATACAGAATTAAATTCTGCATTTGATCTTTGGACAAAAAAAATTATTGATGATAAGTATGAAGTAAGAGATTCAACAGACAAAGTTTTGGTTAAGAAAACAAATAAAAATTTTAGCATAATTTTCTCCAACAAAAAAATAGAGATTAGGCCAAGCTTTTTATTTGAAATTCGGTCAAAATTATTAAATAATGAATCTTTTAGGATTTTTCATGCTGGTGGAAAAGTTTCACCAAATCCAATAAAAATAAAAAACATTGAAATATACAATGAATTAGATCAAAAAATTTCGAAAATTCTATTAGATTACTATTCAGAGCTTCCGATAAAAGATGATTTTGAAAAAATATTAATATATCTTATATTTGAACTTTTAAGCTTGGAAAATTCAGGCAAAGAAATTTCATTTTTCCTGAAAGAACTAGCAAATAGCATTAATTCAAAAATTGATTTTTCAAACAAATTTGCTAACAGTGAGAATGATATTATAGAATTTAAATCAAGAGACTATTTCTCTGGCAATAACAAACATATCGTAGAAAATCTTTGTCAAGATATAAAAAAGAAAATAAAAAAATCTGCAACTAAAATATACATTATTGGCGCAAATGAAGACACAAAAGATTTTGAGCCTTTACAAATCTCAAAGTTTGACGATAATCGAATGCAAGATTTAGAGGGATTATTAAAAGAACAGACCGGGTTATCAAACTTGCATTTTCAAAAAATACCTGCCAACAATGGTAAGGAGTGCCTTTTAATTTTGATAGCGAGCAATAAAAATGAATAATAAGCCAATAATGCAAGAGAAGAGCTACAAAGAAACCGAAATAGGGAAAATACCTGTTGATTGGGAAGTTTCAACCTTAGATGAGATTTCTTTAAAAGTAACAGACGGATCTCATTTTTCTCCTAAAGAATCAGAGACAGGAAATAAGATCATTGCCACAGTAAAAGATATGGGATATTATCATTTCTCTTTCAAGAATTGCAAAAGGATTGCAGATGACGATTTTAATCTCTTGGTTAAAAATGGTTGTTCTCCAGAAAAAGGAGATATAATTATCTCAAAGGATGGCGCAAACTGTTTAGATTTGATTTTTGTATATAATCAAGATAAGAAGATTGTTCTTTTATCATCTATCGCAATTGTCAAATTAAAAAAAGGCTTTAATCCTCAATTTTATAGATATTATTTATTATCTCCAGTAGCTCAGAAAATAATGAGAGAAGGCTATGTCTCAGGCTCCGCAATTCCAAGAGTAATACTTAAAGATTTCAAAAAAGTTCCAATTCCGATACTTCCAAATATTGAGATACAAAACAAGATTGCAGATATACTCAGATCTCTCGACGACAAAATCTCCCTCAACCGCTCAATGAATTCCACCCTCGAAGCCATCGGGCAGGCGCTTTTCAGGCGCTGGTTCGTTGATTTTGAGTTCCCGGACGGGGAGGGCAAGCCTTACAGGTCGAGCGGCGGGGAGATGGTGGAGACGGAGCTTGGTGAGGTGCCGAAGGGGTGGGAAGTAAAGCCATTTTATGAATTAATTGATATAAATCCAAATAGAAAGTTAATAAAAGATAGGCATGCAAAAAAGGTTGGGATGGCTGATTTGAACGCATGGCAATCGTGGATTGAATCATGGCAATTAGAGGAATACAAATCAGGTCCAAGATTCCAAAACGGAGATACCCTTTTTGCCAGAATAACTCCCAGCCTTGAACACGGGAAAACTGCATTCGTTTCATTTCTGTATAAAGATGAAGTAGCTTTTGGTTCTACAGAATTCATCATTTTTGCTCCGAAGATAATACAATCTAATCTATATATTTTCCATTTGGCTAGGAGTGAATATTTTCGTGAAGCTGCTATTGGTGCGATGACAGGGTCATCAGGTAGACAGAGAGTACCAGAAAATTTGTTCAATCAGCTTTTGATTTGTTTACCATCTCAGAAAATCATTGAAAAGTTTCATAAAGTAGTTACTCCATTATTTGAAGGAATAACAATTAATTCAAATCAAATTAGAAATCTAAGCAAAATCCGTGATGCACTCCTTCCGAAGCTGATTTCTGGAGAAATAAGAGTTTTTGAAAATCAAAAATTAGAAGGAAGGAGTTCAACTTGAAAAAAGAGGCAAAATTATTACTTGAGAAAGCTATTGACTCCCTAATTCTGAGTATAGAACATTTCAATAGACCTTGGGACAGGGGTCGTATTGAGACTGTTTTAATCTTACTTGACCATTCCTTTGAGATCTTATTAAAAGCTTCAATTTTACATAAAGGAGGGAAAATACGTAAGAAACGTGAAAATCAAACAATTGGTTTTGATGAATGTGTA
Coding sequences within it:
- a CDS encoding restriction endonuclease subunit S — translated: MNNKPIMQEKSYKETEIGKIPVDWEVSTLDEISLKVTDGSHFSPKESETGNKIIATVKDMGYYHFSFKNCKRIADDDFNLLVKNGCSPEKGDIIISKDGANCLDLIFVYNQDKKIVLLSSIAIVKLKKGFNPQFYRYYLLSPVAQKIMREGYVSGSAIPRVILKDFKKVPIPILPNIEIQNKIADILRSLDDKISLNRSMNSTLEAIGQALFRRWFVDFEFPDGEGKPYRSSGGEMVETELGEVPKGWEVKPFYELIDINPNRKLIKDRHAKKVGMADLNAWQSWIESWQLEEYKSGPRFQNGDTLFARITPSLEHGKTAFVSFLYKDEVAFGSTEFIIFAPKIIQSNLYIFHLARSEYFREAAIGAMTGSSGRQRVPENLFNQLLICLPSQKIIEKFHKVVTPLFEGITINSNQIRNLSKIRDALLPKLISGEIRVFENQKLEGRSST